One Anaerobacillus alkaliphilus genomic region harbors:
- a CDS encoding LysM peptidoglycan-binding domain-containing protein, with protein sequence MKKATRIIAPILGVSLVFGAIGVSAHETVTVKSGDTYWGIAQKYDDVTTEDLMEANEYNAYAIPTGAEITVPTENVVTHVIQPGNTLAEIAAAYDGVTVNDLVRLNPEIDPYHLEIGSEIVIVNYDSVLGEDYLYHTIQPGNTFYNIANAYDGVSVNDLLEANPNEDPYELTIGSQIVIPLN encoded by the coding sequence ATGAAGAAAGCCACAAGAATAATTGCCCCTATTTTAGGAGTGAGTTTAGTATTTGGGGCTATCGGAGTATCAGCACACGAAACAGTAACAGTAAAGTCTGGAGACACTTATTGGGGAATAGCGCAAAAGTATGATGATGTGACGACAGAAGATTTAATGGAAGCAAATGAGTATAATGCGTATGCTATTCCAACTGGAGCGGAAATCACAGTTCCGACAGAAAACGTGGTGACACACGTTATCCAACCAGGGAATACACTAGCAGAGATCGCTGCTGCTTATGATGGTGTAACTGTAAACGATTTAGTTAGATTAAATCCTGAAATTGACCCTTATCATTTAGAGATTGGGTCAGAGATCGTTATCGTTAATTATGATAGCGTATTAGGTGAAGATTACTTGTATCATACAATTCAACCAGGTAACACTTTCTATAATATTGCAAATGCTTATGATGGTGTAAGTGTTAATGACTTACTAGAAGCAAACCCAAATGAAGACCCGTATGAATTAACTATAGGGTCACAAATAGTTATTCCACTAAACTAG
- a CDS encoding XdhC family protein has protein sequence MNAYDMFNVILNSNQAIVLATIIKVEGSSYRKEGAMLLCMEDGSHVGLISGGCLERDLVEKAKIVFLDGISRTVTYNLADEDDLSWGQGSGCNGVITVLLELVDMNYKAHLKRVQQLLSEGISVQHTKYLTENGTVVKYGFSTGTESVECLEDVENTSFIFQQVFRPKPRLIIFGAGIDARPLGQFAYQSGFETIITDWRPAFCQKEFFPGATQTIVAYPNEFTKDFVYRRDDIVVIMTHNFRRDEEILAKLLKEELLYIGILGPRQRTLRLLKNQDDIERIHSPVGLPIGAVGPEEIAISIMAEIIKVVRKGEEDDNWYLSSSR, from the coding sequence ATGAACGCTTACGATATGTTCAACGTGATATTGAATTCTAACCAAGCCATTGTGTTAGCTACAATTATAAAAGTTGAAGGTTCCTCCTACCGAAAAGAAGGGGCAATGTTACTTTGTATGGAAGATGGATCACACGTAGGGTTAATTAGTGGTGGTTGTTTGGAACGTGATTTAGTTGAGAAAGCGAAAATCGTTTTCTTAGATGGAATTTCACGTACCGTTACTTATAATTTAGCTGATGAGGATGATTTGTCTTGGGGACAAGGAAGTGGTTGTAACGGTGTGATAACAGTACTCTTAGAATTAGTTGATATGAACTATAAAGCTCATCTGAAGAGAGTTCAACAACTTCTTAGTGAAGGGATATCTGTCCAACATACAAAGTATCTAACTGAGAATGGAACTGTAGTAAAGTACGGTTTTAGCACGGGAACAGAATCTGTTGAGTGCCTTGAGGATGTAGAAAACACTTCATTTATTTTTCAGCAGGTGTTTCGGCCTAAACCACGTTTAATTATTTTTGGAGCGGGCATTGATGCTAGGCCCCTGGGTCAGTTTGCTTATCAGAGTGGATTTGAGACGATTATTACGGATTGGCGACCGGCCTTCTGTCAAAAAGAGTTCTTTCCTGGTGCAACCCAAACCATAGTTGCATACCCAAACGAATTTACTAAAGATTTTGTATATAGAAGAGATGATATTGTCGTGATAATGACTCACAATTTTCGTCGGGATGAAGAGATCTTAGCAAAATTGCTGAAGGAAGAATTGCTGTACATTGGTATATTAGGTCCTCGGCAACGAACGTTACGATTGTTAAAAAATCAAGACGATATAGAAAGGATCCATTCGCCAGTAGGGTTACCAATTGGTGCTGTTGGCCCTGAAGAAATAGCGATAAGTATAATGGCAGAAATAATTAAGGTTGTGCGTAAGGGGGAAGAGGATGATAATTGGTATTTATCTAGCAGCAGGTAA
- a CDS encoding CAP domain-containing protein, translated as MKIKHIGLLIIVLLTLTVVGCNMNAAQENRAVQPLGEFWAGGNQTVDDYRINEDEQLMGRGHVDAQMDQYGSISNANTDIPSNQYPHTKAVQIQQAKYKFVVSGGVNVQHGKQGTWQKPGQAAAPAPTPAPEQAAPEAPATQETPEPQPQAPVEQPEAATPQPAQQQPAQQQPAQPQQPAQQQPAQPQQPAQQQPAQQQEAAPKQATAGISDAAAKVIELTNAERRKNGLPDYQADAQLSGVAKVKSDDMQQNNYFSHTSPTHGSPFDMIRDHGVSYRSAGENIAQGQRTPEQVVQAWMNSEGHRKNIMSADFTHIGVGYNENGHYWTQMFIKK; from the coding sequence ATGAAAATAAAACATATTGGGTTATTAATAATCGTGTTACTTACCCTAACAGTCGTTGGTTGTAATATGAACGCAGCGCAAGAAAATCGAGCAGTACAGCCTTTAGGAGAGTTTTGGGCTGGAGGAAACCAAACCGTTGATGATTATCGAATAAATGAAGATGAGCAATTGATGGGTCGTGGCCATGTAGACGCACAAATGGACCAATACGGTAGTATTTCAAATGCTAACACGGACATCCCTAGTAATCAGTACCCACATACAAAGGCAGTTCAAATTCAACAAGCAAAATATAAGTTTGTTGTAAGTGGTGGCGTAAATGTTCAGCACGGTAAACAGGGTACATGGCAAAAACCAGGACAAGCAGCAGCACCGGCTCCTACACCGGCACCAGAACAAGCTGCACCAGAAGCGCCAGCTACTCAGGAAACTCCTGAGCCACAACCACAAGCGCCTGTTGAGCAACCAGAGGCGGCAACACCTCAACCAGCTCAACAACAGCCAGCTCAACAACAACCTGCTCAACCGCAACAACCAGCTCAACAACAGCCAGCTCAACCGCAACAACCAGCACAACAACAACCAGCACAACAGCAAGAAGCGGCACCGAAACAAGCTACTGCCGGAATTAGTGATGCTGCTGCAAAAGTAATTGAGCTGACAAATGCTGAGAGAAGAAAAAATGGCTTGCCAGACTATCAAGCGGATGCACAATTAAGTGGTGTAGCAAAAGTGAAATCTGATGACATGCAGCAAAATAACTACTTTTCACATACAAGTCCAACGCACGGTTCTCCGTTTGATATGATTAGGGACCACGGTGTTTCTTACCGAAGTGCTGGTGAGAATATCGCCCAAGGGCAGCGTACTCCTGAACAAGTTGTACAAGCGTGGATGAATAGTGAAGGGCATCGTAAAAATATCATGAGTGCAGACTTTACCCATATCGGAGTTGGCTACAACGAAAATGGACACTACTGGACACAAATGTTTATAAAAAAATAA
- a CDS encoding NTP transferase domain-containing protein: MIIGIYLAAGKSSRMGSDKLALPFGSGSLGSAALHTALQSNLDKVILVTKDVGQLQWVHSTVWVNEKLVHIKCEKAEEGQAESIKCGLKVAQLYKATSVIILLADQPLIEKEQIDYLIFLAKRNSPSYIACSFNEIARPPVLFHSKLFSKIAQLQGDQGARKIIREDPSGLKIEYQNERQFLDVDTSSDYEKIKKIIQLR, from the coding sequence ATGATAATTGGTATTTATCTAGCAGCAGGTAAAAGTAGCAGGATGGGTTCTGATAAACTTGCTCTTCCCTTTGGAAGTGGGTCATTAGGAAGTGCTGCATTACATACAGCGCTTCAATCAAACCTAGACAAAGTCATCTTAGTAACAAAAGATGTAGGTCAGCTTCAGTGGGTACATAGTACCGTTTGGGTAAATGAAAAATTGGTACACATCAAGTGTGAAAAAGCAGAAGAGGGGCAAGCAGAGTCAATTAAATGCGGATTAAAAGTAGCACAACTATACAAGGCTACGTCAGTGATCATCTTGCTGGCAGATCAACCACTTATTGAAAAAGAGCAGATAGATTATTTGATCTTTTTAGCAAAGCGGAATAGTCCTAGCTATATTGCTTGTAGTTTTAACGAAATCGCTCGACCCCCAGTGTTATTTCATTCGAAATTATTCTCTAAAATCGCTCAATTACAAGGTGATCAAGGAGCTCGAAAGATCATTCGTGAAGATCCTAGTGGGCTGAAGATAGAGTATCAAAACGAGAGGCAGTTTCTTGATGTCGATACGTCTAGTGATTATGAAAAAATAAAGAAAATTATTCAGTTAAGGTAA
- a CDS encoding sialate O-acetylesterase, producing MKLSSIISDGMVLQRNQQLNITGKTTYLHKVILTFLGKSYETTADNKGDWSITLEPLEPGGPFHMVIASEEEKKEINDILVGDVWVLGGQSNMELPVSRTLDLFLDEIKEVNQPFIRQYNVPQTYDFHEPKQELVGNVWMKATSDDIMKFSAVGYFFAKEIYEKNGVPLGLIMAAVGGTPIEAWISEKTLREIGGYEAELDLSKNDSYIASTKSSDQKRQDLWYQYLNENDPGLKNTGWFSTSHKATDWKAIEIPNSWKGTELEQIRGSVWFRKEVEVPASMLEGEAKLALGTIVDADETYVNGTKIGSTGYRYPPRRYHLPSGILKPGKNSITVRVISTQTTGEFIKDMPYKLMANGQELNLEGTWQYKVGVVTDTLESPTFFQYKPSGVYNAMIAPLKNYPMKGVLWYQGESNTNQPEGYTKLFHALVNDWRNNWQIDEFPFIYTQLANFDPGETEVSNNWAILREEQRKALEIPNTAMAVTIDLGQYNELHPQDKKTVGKRLALCARKLAYEEDIVFSGPIYQEIERVDNSIQLTLDHVGSGLAAKNGNLKQFTICGKDGIFLPATATIVDDKIVVSHEQISGPKHVRYAWANNPDGANLYNKEGLPASPFTTETN from the coding sequence ATGAAACTTTCTAGCATCATTAGCGACGGCATGGTCCTCCAACGTAATCAACAACTTAACATAACTGGAAAAACTACATATTTACATAAAGTAATCCTTACTTTTTTAGGAAAGTCATACGAGACAACTGCAGATAATAAAGGAGATTGGTCAATTACTCTTGAGCCACTAGAGCCTGGTGGACCTTTTCATATGGTTATTGCATCAGAAGAGGAGAAAAAAGAAATTAATGATATTCTTGTTGGTGATGTATGGGTACTCGGTGGTCAATCAAACATGGAATTACCCGTTAGTCGGACACTTGATTTATTTTTAGATGAAATTAAGGAAGTAAATCAGCCATTTATTCGTCAATACAATGTTCCTCAAACCTATGATTTTCACGAACCAAAACAAGAGCTAGTCGGCAATGTCTGGATGAAAGCTACTAGCGATGACATTATGAAGTTTAGTGCAGTTGGATACTTTTTTGCTAAAGAAATATATGAAAAAAACGGTGTTCCCTTAGGTTTAATTATGGCAGCTGTAGGTGGTACACCAATTGAGGCATGGATCAGCGAGAAAACTTTACGGGAAATCGGTGGCTATGAAGCAGAATTAGACCTAAGTAAAAATGACTCATACATTGCTTCAACGAAATCGAGCGATCAAAAGCGCCAAGACCTTTGGTATCAATATTTAAATGAAAACGATCCTGGGTTAAAGAACACAGGTTGGTTTTCGACTTCCCATAAAGCAACTGATTGGAAAGCTATTGAGATACCAAATTCATGGAAAGGAACGGAACTTGAACAAATAAGAGGATCGGTCTGGTTTAGAAAAGAAGTTGAAGTTCCTGCTTCCATGCTAGAAGGCGAAGCCAAACTGGCACTTGGTACAATTGTCGACGCTGACGAAACGTATGTAAATGGGACAAAGATTGGTTCAACTGGTTATAGATACCCTCCTAGAAGGTACCATCTCCCGAGCGGAATTTTAAAACCAGGGAAGAATTCTATCACAGTACGTGTCATTAGCACACAAACAACCGGTGAATTCATTAAAGATATGCCTTATAAGCTAATGGCCAATGGGCAGGAACTAAATTTAGAAGGTACTTGGCAATATAAAGTTGGTGTTGTGACGGATACTCTTGAGTCTCCTACCTTTTTTCAATACAAGCCATCTGGTGTTTACAATGCCATGATCGCCCCACTAAAAAATTATCCCATGAAAGGCGTACTTTGGTACCAAGGGGAATCAAATACAAATCAGCCTGAAGGATACACTAAGTTATTTCATGCGTTAGTGAACGACTGGAGAAATAATTGGCAGATAGATGAGTTTCCTTTTATTTATACTCAACTGGCGAATTTTGACCCAGGTGAAACTGAGGTTTCAAATAACTGGGCCATTCTTCGTGAAGAACAACGAAAGGCTCTGGAAATTCCAAATACAGCGATGGCTGTGACCATTGATCTTGGGCAATATAACGAACTACATCCACAGGATAAAAAGACAGTAGGAAAACGTCTTGCATTATGTGCCCGAAAGCTAGCTTACGAAGAAGACATCGTTTTTAGCGGGCCTATCTATCAGGAGATTGAACGTGTCGATAACTCTATTCAGCTTACACTTGATCATGTCGGAAGCGGTCTAGCTGCAAAAAATGGTAACCTAAAGCAGTTTACAATTTGTGGGAAAGACGGCATATTTCTACCTGCAACTGCAACAATAGTAGATGATAAGATTGTTGTTAGTCATGAACAAATTAGCGGGCCAAAACATGTACGTTACGCCTGGGCAAACAACCCCGACGGAGCAAACCTTTATAATAAAGAAGGGTTGCCGGCTTCACCGTTTACTACAGAAACTAACTAA
- the rlmN gene encoding 23S rRNA (adenine(2503)-C(2))-methyltransferase RlmN — protein MSKPSIYGFTIEQLAAWLIEQGQKKSRALQVWDWLYRKRVTEFQEMVDIPEECIQLLADHFSIYTMEEHIKQQATDGTIKFLFKLQDGNLIETVLMRQRYGLSVCVTTQVGCNIGCSFCASGLLTKTRDLSSGEIVEQVMKVQHHLDEFEQGKTVTHVVVMGIGEPFDNFDNMVDFIDIIKDQKGLELAPKNITVSTSGLSEKIYQFADLNLQVHLAISLHAPNNELRTKIMKINRAIPLEKLMAAMDYYIEKTNRRVMLEYILLRGVNDQEEQALELAELLGDRGKKVSVNLIPYNPVNEHDQYQRSEPDDVFAFYTVLRDKGISASIRKEHGTEIDAACGQLRSKQINKTKAKS, from the coding sequence ATGAGCAAACCATCCATTTATGGATTTACAATAGAACAATTAGCAGCATGGCTAATTGAACAAGGACAGAAGAAGTCACGGGCATTACAAGTATGGGACTGGCTTTACCGTAAGCGAGTTACAGAGTTTCAGGAAATGGTGGATATTCCTGAAGAATGTATTCAGTTACTAGCTGATCATTTTTCCATCTACACAATGGAAGAACATATAAAGCAACAAGCCACAGACGGTACGATAAAATTCTTGTTTAAACTCCAGGACGGCAACTTAATTGAGACAGTTTTGATGAGACAACGCTACGGATTATCGGTTTGTGTAACAACACAAGTAGGCTGTAATATTGGTTGTAGTTTTTGTGCAAGTGGTTTACTTACGAAAACTCGTGACTTATCGAGTGGTGAGATTGTTGAACAGGTTATGAAGGTACAACACCACCTAGATGAATTTGAACAGGGGAAAACAGTAACTCATGTGGTAGTAATGGGTATTGGTGAGCCATTTGATAACTTCGATAACATGGTCGATTTTATTGATATTATTAAAGATCAAAAAGGCTTAGAGTTGGCACCGAAGAACATTACCGTTTCAACGAGTGGGCTGTCAGAAAAAATCTATCAGTTTGCGGATTTAAATCTGCAAGTTCATCTGGCAATTTCTCTACACGCACCTAATAATGAATTACGGACGAAGATTATGAAAATTAATCGTGCAATTCCATTAGAAAAACTAATGGCAGCCATGGACTATTATATAGAAAAAACAAATCGCCGTGTCATGCTAGAATACATTTTATTGCGTGGGGTAAATGATCAAGAAGAACAGGCTCTCGAACTAGCCGAATTACTTGGCGATCGTGGCAAAAAAGTATCTGTTAACTTAATCCCATATAATCCTGTTAATGAGCATGATCAATATCAACGAAGCGAGCCTGATGACGTGTTTGCCTTTTACACAGTACTTAGAGACAAAGGCATTAGTGCAAGCATCCGTAAAGAACATGGCACTGAGATTGATGCAGCATGTGGGCAACTACGAAGTAAACAAATTAATAAAACGAAGGCCAAATCTTAA